The DNA sequence GGCCATCCAGATGGTAGCACGCTTAGGAAATTCCGTCGGATTCCTCCAACCCACCACCGCAACCAGTCCAATCAGTCCCAGAACGACCGTCGATCCGCCTCCACTATGCACGACGAACGCCGAGGCTCCACTGGCCCAGGGCCGAGCCAGGTTTGCTACCAGGTTCGCACCTGCACCGAGGACGACGTAGATGGCCAAGAATTGCCAGGATCCGTACCAGGATTCGACGACTCGTCCCAACTGGACGAACGCGATCAGGTTGAGCGTCAGGTGCAAGAGATTGAAGTGAATGAATGTCGCAGTGAGGGTTCGCCAGAGTTGACCTCCATACAGCCCTTGCGGTGTGATGTCACCAAAGCCATGGCTGACTTGAGAGGAGACAAAACCTCCGTAAAGAAGTGACCTCGGCTGAATCGGCTCGTTTCGAGCGATGCCGAGCAGCACAAACATCAAAATCCAGGCCAGTGCGATGATGGACGTGACAGGAGCGCTTAGCAAAGCTGGTCGGTCGGATTCGAAATCCGCCGGCTCGACCATTATTGGCCTCCCCGATCAGAGGCGGACAACGCCCGAATTCGCTGCAATCGATCATTCAGCGTTTCGTCGTCAACCGTCGGGAAAACGTTGTTTGTTCCCACAGGCTCGTCAAGTGAAACCCAACTCTTGCAACCGTTTTGCTCGGAAGTAACGAGAATTCTAGGGGGAGGATCGGCCCGAAAAACGCGGACACCGAGGACCCAGAGTCCCGGATTCCGATACTGGAATCGCTTCAAGACCGTCTCGGAAGTCCAGACATGAAGGTCGGCAATTCCTTCCAGCAACTCGGGACGATCCACCCAGACAACACACTCAACCTGAGTCAGAGCGGGCAAGTCGAGCCTCCCTGGCGGAATGCCTTCAGCTCTCGGGATGTGGTCGTCACGGAGTCCCTGCTGACTTTCGTGCAGGTGAGTGGGATAGAGCCAGAATGTGGAGTGTTCTGGACGAAATTCCCCGGCATCCTCAGCGATGCCCCCCTTGCGAAGAATTAACGATTGACGCCCATCGGCCAAAGCGTCACAGACTCCCGCCCATTCCTTGAAAGCGATGTCACAAGTCGAGGGGATAGACTCAGGGATCACGGCCATTCATCCTTGGTTTCTCGATCCATGAGCTCGGAGACAGCGTTGCTTGGCGATTTCCCGTCAAATAGAATTTGCCGAAGTGCTGCGGTGATGGGCATTTCGATGTTTCGTTGCAGAGCCAGTTCGGAGACGCCACGGCATGTCGGCACCCCCTCGGCAATCTTCGGACTTGAGGCCTGGATCTCGACGAAAGACTCTCCCTTGCCGATTCGTTCTCCGAAGGCCCGGTTCCGCCCAAAAGGACTATAACAAGTCGTAATCAGGTCGCCGACCCCTGCAAGTCCCAGAAAGGTAGCTGGTCGAGCCCCCATCGCCGAGCCAAAGCGGGTCATTTCCGCGAGGCCACGGGTCAGCAGTCCTGCCTTGGCATTATCTCCGAAGCCAAGCCCATCGCAAATGCCTGCCGCGACACCAATCACATTCTTGAGCGCGCCGCCAAGTTCGACCCCGATGGCGTCTGGATTACTGTAAACCCTGAAACGGTCGGTATTCAATGTGTCTCGTACGAGACGGTTTAGGGTACTGTCATCGCCAGCCACAACCACGGAGGTCGGCAAGCCTCTTGCGATTTCCTCAGCATGACTCGGGCCACTCAAGATGGAGATAGGCCGCTCTCCCAGTTCATCTCGAATAATCTGACTCGGTCTGGCGAAGGTTTGCTGCTCGATTCCCTTGATGACACTCACCACTGGCAAACCTGCGGGAACGACGGGTGCCACCGAACGAATTGTGTCTCGAAGGTAGGCTGAAGGAATTGACACAATCAGGAGGTTCGCTCCCTCAAGGGCCTCTTCGATGTCACTCGTCAAGAAAATTGTATCGGGAAGTGGTATACCCGGCAGATAGCGTTCATTCTGCTTGGACACGCGGAGTTGCTCCATAAACTCCGGACGACGCGTCCAAAGTCTGACTCTGTGCCGGGAACGATCCAAGAGGACCGCCATGGCGGTCCCCATGCCTCCAGCCCCAAGAATGGCAATCTGATCGAGCGTCACGCGGTTGACC is a window from the Tautonia rosea genome containing:
- a CDS encoding DUF1802 family protein, with protein sequence MIPESIPSTCDIAFKEWAGVCDALADGRQSLILRKGGIAEDAGEFRPEHSTFWLYPTHLHESQQGLRDDHIPRAEGIPPGRLDLPALTQVECVVWVDRPELLEGIADLHVWTSETVLKRFQYRNPGLWVLGVRVFRADPPPRILVTSEQNGCKSWVSLDEPVGTNNVFPTVDDETLNDRLQRIRALSASDRGGQ
- a CDS encoding NAD(P)H-dependent glycerol-3-phosphate dehydrogenase, translating into MTLDQIAILGAGGMGTAMAVLLDRSRHRVRLWTRRPEFMEQLRVSKQNERYLPGIPLPDTIFLTSDIEEALEGANLLIVSIPSAYLRDTIRSVAPVVPAGLPVVSVIKGIEQQTFARPSQIIRDELGERPISILSGPSHAEEIARGLPTSVVVAGDDSTLNRLVRDTLNTDRFRVYSNPDAIGVELGGALKNVIGVAAGICDGLGFGDNAKAGLLTRGLAEMTRFGSAMGARPATFLGLAGVGDLITTCYSPFGRNRAFGERIGKGESFVEIQASSPKIAEGVPTCRGVSELALQRNIEMPITAALRQILFDGKSPSNAVSELMDRETKDEWP